The following coding sequences lie in one Mucilaginibacter sp. KACC 22773 genomic window:
- a CDS encoding ferritin-like domain-containing protein, whose amino-acid sequence MKSTLLFTHDDRLKKRPVSFKEVDEQALHAIVQAAVNVELFTIPLYMTSLYSLQGMHEINSKGNNFYLGRTWPGMAATAKPATANEKAFNAVFSVFVAEMLHLQIVSNLAKVIGYEPKFTCEPLQDEQTYAWKCYGDDKTVLPHILDFKDCIAPFDKVKVKTGAMNKEQVRLFLAIEQTETDAEKVLDPDKIAKYSEKAPFDNWKPGTDLPLFGSIGNMYLQLWNYLSITYTDGVTLWDIVFEKGKAGSDVALQKEIFNPERLNPKLAPDPKDPGDDEYPGIATSIQNTESEAALLDAMNMINGITDQGEGGGVIKQILDRMNKSKGVHEYVNPNVVQDQFRPSCPVLKNKYPSFTATGADAPSAKADARDTFGKMDHFETFAFVMNLLMEGQIETWDQWHAKGNSWSAESLQTAAYDPTHNPQLPPSGDIAGALNRLKLNDTANAKNFELFSRASTGAIAGVTKVLNDYFKNPKTQFPYPSMGGSGDRMSICWAIFGKAPDISLGVTSPDDKPIDRTQRLYHACQGMSLDDVLKDNPETCATTAIYHTCKGSNDCKTEGGCGFVQKTTGGGLCGGKATAFYKTQPGWPAANALPFSPPADNACKALGGCAVPISASQMYPAVKDGEEYRMQLYDFGDKPGFKPKSFGILDYEKGELVYDVAWKAYKAVLEKRGLPVPEKPKPSDLRLAFPPST is encoded by the coding sequence ATGAAAAGTACCTTACTGTTTACGCATGACGACCGGCTAAAAAAACGCCCGGTTTCCTTTAAGGAGGTTGACGAACAGGCCCTGCACGCTATTGTACAGGCAGCGGTCAACGTTGAGTTGTTTACCATCCCTTTGTACATGACCTCGTTGTACTCCCTGCAAGGTATGCATGAGATAAACAGCAAAGGCAATAACTTTTACCTGGGTCGCACCTGGCCGGGGATGGCAGCAACGGCCAAACCTGCAACGGCAAACGAAAAAGCATTTAATGCTGTTTTTAGTGTTTTTGTGGCCGAAATGCTGCACCTCCAAATTGTATCAAACCTGGCAAAAGTAATTGGTTATGAACCAAAGTTTACCTGCGAGCCCTTACAGGACGAGCAAACTTATGCCTGGAAATGTTATGGCGATGATAAAACAGTGCTGCCGCACATCCTCGACTTTAAAGATTGCATTGCACCATTCGACAAGGTAAAAGTTAAAACAGGGGCAATGAATAAAGAACAGGTACGCTTGTTTTTGGCTATTGAGCAAACCGAAACTGATGCCGAAAAGGTGCTCGACCCTGATAAAATTGCTAAATACAGTGAGAAAGCTCCTTTCGATAACTGGAAGCCCGGTACCGATTTGCCTTTGTTTGGATCGATAGGAAACATGTACCTGCAATTGTGGAATTACCTGTCTATAACTTATACCGATGGCGTAACGCTTTGGGATATTGTTTTTGAAAAGGGAAAAGCGGGTAGTGATGTAGCCCTACAAAAGGAAATTTTTAATCCCGAAAGGCTTAACCCTAAATTAGCACCAGATCCGAAGGATCCGGGTGATGATGAATACCCGGGCATTGCCACCAGTATCCAGAATACCGAATCGGAAGCTGCCTTGCTGGATGCCATGAACATGATAAATGGCATTACCGACCAGGGCGAAGGTGGGGGCGTAATTAAACAAATCCTGGACAGGATGAATAAAAGTAAGGGTGTCCATGAGTATGTTAACCCGAACGTCGTACAAGACCAGTTTAGGCCAAGCTGCCCGGTTTTGAAAAATAAATATCCTTCATTTACAGCTACCGGAGCCGATGCGCCATCGGCCAAAGCGGATGCCCGCGATACATTTGGCAAAATGGATCATTTTGAAACTTTTGCTTTTGTTATGAATTTGCTGATGGAGGGACAGATTGAAACCTGGGACCAATGGCATGCAAAAGGTAATTCATGGTCGGCCGAATCATTACAAACCGCAGCTTATGATCCTACACATAATCCGCAGCTACCGCCCTCGGGCGATATTGCCGGTGCTTTAAACAGGTTAAAGCTTAATGATACTGCCAATGCTAAAAACTTTGAGCTGTTTAGCCGTGCCTCTACAGGCGCTATAGCAGGTGTAACCAAAGTACTTAACGATTATTTTAAAAACCCCAAAACGCAATTCCCGTACCCGTCAATGGGAGGCTCGGGCGATAGGATGTCTATCTGCTGGGCTATTTTTGGCAAAGCGCCTGATATTAGCCTTGGGGTAACATCGCCAGACGATAAGCCTATAGACCGTACCCAACGCCTTTACCATGCCTGCCAGGGAATGAGCCTGGATGATGTGTTGAAAGATAACCCGGAAACCTGTGCAACAACAGCCATTTACCATACCTGCAAAGGATCGAACGATTGTAAAACCGAAGGTGGTTGCGGCTTTGTTCAAAAAACCACTGGCGGTGGGCTGTGCGGTGGCAAGGCTACAGCGTTTTATAAAACACAACCCGGATGGCCGGCAGCAAATGCTTTGCCTTTTAGTCCGCCGGCAGATAATGCCTGTAAAGCTTTGGGGGGCTGTGCTGTACCTATTTCGGCATCACAAATGTACCCTGCTGTAAAAGATGGGGAGGAGTACCGGATGCAACTGTATGATTTTGGAGACAAGCCCGGTTTTAAACCAAAATCATTCGGCATTCTTGATTACGAAAAGGGCGAGCTGGTTTATGATGTGGCCTGGAAAGCTTACAAAGCGGTGTTGGAGAAAAGGGGATTGCCCGTACCCGAAAAGCCAAAACCAAGTGATTTGCGTTTGGCCTTCCCGCCGTCAACCTAA
- a CDS encoding HvfC/BufC N-terminal domain-containing protein — MAKDQKLALLQNWLKTVVMTPGHLPQKLGQAWRLHGLDEADVVVADEGTASVYTRLNVYSSGYLLRLLECMYADYAVSRKFMGDEVFDSFAKAYLLYHPSASFTLYDLGAAFPGFLAKTKPPVISGEESAINDFMNLPVAFAKLERARQEAVRAPGTEGTAERDQEISIQDVLFNTAKIITPDCLRLLELDFPMIPFFTAVYRDEDYELPSPQKTFIAVSRKNFRVTMTDVTEVQYTLLSLCQAGDNLYDAITATASFNKIPPSELLADVFLWMPIFHKNGLLDWA; from the coding sequence ATGGCTAAAGATCAAAAATTAGCATTATTGCAAAACTGGCTCAAAACCGTAGTGATGACGCCGGGCCACTTGCCTCAAAAACTGGGGCAGGCATGGCGTCTGCATGGGCTTGATGAAGCCGATGTAGTTGTTGCCGATGAGGGTACAGCATCGGTTTATACCCGCCTGAATGTTTATAGCTCGGGATATTTACTGCGTTTGCTGGAATGCATGTATGCCGATTATGCCGTTAGCCGGAAATTTATGGGCGATGAAGTGTTTGATAGCTTTGCTAAAGCTTACCTGTTATATCATCCATCCGCCTCGTTTACTTTGTATGACCTGGGTGCCGCATTTCCAGGATTTTTGGCTAAAACAAAGCCTCCCGTTATTTCGGGCGAAGAATCGGCTATAAATGATTTTATGAACCTGCCTGTAGCCTTTGCCAAACTGGAACGTGCCCGGCAGGAAGCCGTACGTGCGCCGGGAACTGAGGGCACTGCCGAACGTGACCAGGAGATCAGTATCCAGGATGTCCTTTTTAACACGGCTAAAATAATTACCCCCGATTGCCTGCGATTGCTGGAACTGGATTTTCCCATGATCCCGTTTTTTACCGCGGTTTACCGGGATGAGGATTATGAACTGCCGTCGCCCCAAAAAACATTCATCGCAGTAAGCCGCAAGAATTTCAGGGTCACGATGACCGATGTTACCGAAGTGCAATATACCTTGCTTTCGTTATGCCAGGCAGGGGATAACCTATACGATGCCATAACCGCGACAGCATCATTTAATAAAATACCCCCGTCCGAATTATTGGCAGATGTGTTTCTTTGGATGCCCATATTTCATAAAAATGGCTTGCTTGACTGGGCCTGA
- the bufB gene encoding MNIO family bufferin maturase, with product MNNNNLPRLGLPNLGLGVGLRNKHFNYLLHNPAQVDWFEIISENFMDDFGFARHVLMHVRKQVPVVMHGVSLSVGSTDLINYKYLEKLKALAEAIEPEWISDHLCWTGVAYTNTHDLLPMPMTQESLTHVCERVMRIQDYLKRPLILENPSTYLQFKASTISEWGFLSSLAATTGCGLLLDVNNVFVSATNHGFDAPNYINNLPHEHIVQMHIAGPTDCGDLLIDTHDQPVPSEVWKLYAQAQQSTGGVSTLLEWDAKIPDYPDLLIELYKAREALKGNIPVQGVNKSEHQPVSNPVEFQLLAANG from the coding sequence ATGAATAATAATAATTTACCACGCCTGGGCCTGCCAAATTTGGGCCTTGGCGTGGGTTTACGAAACAAGCATTTTAATTACCTGCTGCACAACCCGGCGCAGGTAGACTGGTTCGAGATCATCAGCGAAAACTTTATGGATGATTTTGGCTTTGCCCGCCACGTGCTGATGCATGTGCGCAAACAGGTACCTGTGGTAATGCATGGGGTATCATTATCTGTTGGCAGTACCGATCTTATCAACTATAAATACCTGGAAAAGTTAAAAGCATTAGCTGAAGCTATCGAGCCGGAGTGGATATCAGATCATTTATGCTGGACGGGTGTTGCCTATACCAATACCCACGATTTACTGCCAATGCCCATGACCCAGGAAAGCCTTACCCACGTTTGCGAACGCGTAATGCGTATACAGGATTATTTAAAACGGCCACTGATATTGGAAAACCCGTCAACTTATCTGCAGTTTAAAGCGTCGACAATTTCTGAATGGGGTTTTTTATCGTCATTGGCTGCTACAACAGGGTGTGGGTTGTTGCTTGATGTAAACAACGTATTTGTATCGGCAACAAATCATGGTTTTGATGCACCAAATTATATCAACAACCTGCCACATGAACATATTGTGCAAATGCACATTGCCGGGCCTACCGATTGCGGCGATTTGCTGATAGATACCCATGACCAACCTGTACCATCTGAAGTTTGGAAATTGTATGCCCAGGCCCAGCAATCAACGGGTGGTGTAAGCACACTGCTGGAATGGGATGCAAAAATACCCGATTATCCTGATTTGCTTATTGAACTTTACAAGGCCCGTGAAGCTTTAAAAGGAAATATCCCCGTTCAGGGTGTTAATAAATCTGAACATCAGCCTGTATCAAACCCGGTTGAATTTCAATTGCTGGCAGCAAATGGCTAA
- a CDS encoding PorP/SprF family type IX secretion system membrane protein, translating to MFIKKNTIKLSLILAFTTCSKVFAQQQIYNYSQYADNLTAVNPAYSILDKAGSVSVLGRKQFIGIDGAPSSLMLNANFPIESINGATGLYVLNDQAAVEKQIEANVFFAKGVQLTQTDYLAVALNLGVRNYVGNYSQLDATDPQFMNDVRETKPNIGFGVMLYSANYYLGLSVPEFTIRSLGTASQQQANYLRTHYYFTGACLADVSDDVKVKPATLVSYVNGSPVLANISGTLYLKEQLGIGLNYRTDKKAAAMLSVIGKAFRVGYSYQFGTSSNNLGGVNITTHEVSISYRFGNVTGNKLL from the coding sequence ATGTTTATCAAAAAAAATACGATAAAGCTAAGCCTGATACTTGCATTTACAACTTGCAGTAAGGTTTTTGCGCAACAACAGATTTATAACTACAGCCAATATGCAGATAACCTTACTGCAGTTAACCCGGCATATTCTATACTTGATAAGGCCGGGTCTGTAAGCGTGCTGGGGCGCAAGCAGTTTATAGGTATAGATGGTGCGCCAAGCAGCCTAATGCTGAATGCCAATTTTCCTATCGAATCTATCAACGGCGCAACCGGTTTGTATGTACTGAATGACCAGGCTGCTGTAGAGAAACAAATCGAGGCTAACGTTTTTTTTGCTAAAGGCGTGCAGCTTACCCAAACCGATTACCTGGCTGTGGCTTTAAATTTAGGCGTACGTAATTATGTAGGCAATTATTCGCAACTGGATGCTACCGACCCGCAGTTTATGAATGATGTGCGCGAAACGAAACCTAACATCGGTTTCGGGGTGATGTTGTATAGCGCCAATTATTACCTGGGTTTATCAGTTCCCGAATTTACCATCCGTAGCCTGGGCACGGCATCACAACAGCAGGCCAATTACCTGCGCACACATTATTACTTTACAGGGGCCTGCCTGGCCGATGTAAGCGACGATGTAAAGGTTAAACCAGCCACGTTGGTTAGCTATGTAAACGGATCGCCGGTTTTGGCAAATATTTCGGGCACATTGTATCTTAAGGAGCAATTGGGCATAGGCTTAAATTACCGCACTGATAAAAAAGCAGCGGCAATGTTATCGGTGATCGGTAAAGCATTCAGGGTAGGGTATAGCTACCAGTTTGGCACATCATCAAATAACCTGGGGGGCGTTAATATCACCACCCATGAAGTAAGCATAAGTTACCGGTTTGGAAATGTAACCGGCAATAAACTATTATAA
- a CDS encoding GH92 family glycosyl hydrolase, whose protein sequence is MKKLLSIGFVCLCPIVFAQKKSSPGNLVQYVNPFIGTGAVDKNSLSGSNFPGSTVPFGFVQLSPDTREAPDDPASGYDYNDKTIIGFSHTHLSGTGVADLFDVLMMPTTGAINLVPGSAGKPGSGYSSAFSHKEETARPGYYQVMLKDYNINAELTSTSHVGLHRYTFPKSDESHVIIDMDHSLDKKRGYWSCKIVSAQIRVIDDHTIEGYRILSGWAKLRKIYFHAEFSKPFTSSVLASGSHRYPDLSIINGTNLKAALNFSTKDKEQVLVKVGLSPVSTENARMNIKAELPGWDFDNTSTQSSLQWEHELGKIKVEGTLEQKQIFYTGMYHAFTQPNNMADVNGDYQATDLTIANAPDKTHYSTFSLWDTYRAAHPLYTLIQPEKTAGFINSMMRQYDTYGYLPIWQLWGDENYCMIGNHAIPVIVDAALKDIKGFNQEKAYEAVKGSSITDHPGSPFTTWEKYQYIPEDIESQSVSVTLEMAYDDWCVAQLAKKLDKTEDYDRFMKRSEYYRNLYNTKTGFFQAKKKDGNWQEPFDALAYGGNGGSPYTEGNAWQYFWYVPQNVSGLIDLVGGNAAFNQKLDLFFSTKDKPGEVNGNASGFIGQYAHGNEPSHHVAYLYDYAGQPWKTQMYVAKVLNELYNNSSSGYSGNEDCGQMSSWYIFSAMGFYPVNPANGVYAIGSPILKNAEINMGDGMVFAVNVKNAGRQNAYIQSVKLNGKSYTKTYITQSDITGGGKLEFVMGPKPNQNWGIKPTDAPLAWGY, encoded by the coding sequence ATGAAAAAACTTTTAAGTATTGGCTTCGTTTGTTTGTGTCCCATTGTGTTTGCCCAAAAAAAATCGTCCCCGGGCAATTTGGTACAGTATGTTAACCCTTTTATAGGTACCGGCGCTGTTGACAAAAACAGTTTATCGGGCAGTAATTTTCCCGGTTCAACAGTTCCGTTTGGCTTTGTGCAGCTAAGCCCAGATACCCGCGAAGCACCGGACGATCCGGCATCCGGTTATGATTATAATGATAAAACCATCATCGGCTTTAGCCACACGCACCTGAGCGGTACCGGCGTTGCCGATTTGTTTGATGTGCTGATGATGCCAACCACTGGCGCAATTAACCTGGTGCCAGGCAGCGCTGGGAAGCCCGGAAGCGGCTATAGCTCTGCCTTCTCGCATAAAGAAGAAACAGCCCGGCCCGGTTACTACCAGGTAATGCTGAAGGACTATAACATCAACGCCGAACTTACCTCAACATCGCACGTTGGCTTGCACCGCTATACTTTTCCTAAAAGTGATGAATCGCATGTGATTATTGATATGGACCACTCGCTTGACAAAAAGCGGGGCTACTGGTCATGTAAAATTGTGAGTGCGCAAATACGCGTAATAGACGACCACACCATTGAAGGTTACCGTATTTTAAGCGGCTGGGCCAAATTGCGGAAAATTTATTTCCATGCCGAATTTTCAAAACCATTTACCAGTAGTGTACTGGCCAGCGGTAGCCACCGCTATCCGGATCTGTCAATCATCAACGGCACAAACCTGAAGGCTGCTTTAAACTTTAGCACTAAGGATAAAGAGCAAGTTTTGGTAAAAGTAGGCCTGTCGCCCGTAAGTACCGAGAATGCCCGTATGAATATAAAAGCCGAGTTGCCGGGCTGGGATTTTGATAATACCAGCACGCAAAGCAGCCTGCAATGGGAACATGAACTGGGCAAAATTAAAGTAGAAGGCACGCTGGAGCAAAAGCAGATTTTTTATACGGGCATGTATCACGCTTTTACCCAGCCCAATAATATGGCCGATGTAAATGGCGATTACCAGGCTACAGATTTAACCATTGCCAATGCGCCGGATAAAACGCATTATTCAACCTTCTCGTTGTGGGATACTTACAGGGCGGCGCACCCTTTGTATACGCTCATTCAACCGGAAAAAACTGCCGGCTTTATCAACAGCATGATGCGCCAGTATGATACTTATGGCTACTTGCCTATATGGCAATTATGGGGCGATGAAAATTATTGTATGATAGGCAATCACGCCATCCCGGTTATTGTCGATGCGGCTTTGAAAGATATTAAAGGTTTTAACCAGGAGAAGGCTTACGAAGCGGTTAAAGGTTCATCCATAACAGATCATCCCGGCTCGCCTTTTACTACCTGGGAAAAATACCAGTATATTCCTGAAGATATCGAATCGCAGTCGGTTTCGGTAACGCTGGAGATGGCTTATGATGACTGGTGCGTGGCACAATTAGCCAAAAAGCTGGACAAAACCGAAGATTATGACCGCTTCATGAAACGATCTGAATACTACCGGAACTTGTACAATACCAAAACAGGCTTTTTTCAGGCCAAAAAGAAAGATGGCAACTGGCAGGAACCATTTGATGCGCTGGCCTATGGCGGCAATGGCGGCAGCCCGTATACCGAGGGTAATGCATGGCAGTACTTTTGGTACGTGCCGCAAAACGTATCCGGCTTAATTGATTTAGTAGGAGGGAATGCCGCTTTCAACCAAAAGCTCGACCTGTTCTTTTCTACAAAAGATAAACCCGGCGAGGTAAACGGCAATGCGTCCGGTTTCATTGGCCAGTATGCGCATGGCAACGAGCCAAGCCACCACGTTGCTTACCTGTATGACTATGCCGGCCAGCCCTGGAAAACACAAATGTATGTAGCCAAAGTGCTGAATGAATTGTATAATAACTCCTCATCAGGCTATTCGGGTAACGAAGATTGTGGGCAAATGTCGTCATGGTATATATTTAGCGCCATGGGTTTTTACCCGGTTAACCCGGCCAACGGGGTTTATGCGATCGGTTCGCCAATATTAAAAAACGCAGAGATCAACATGGGTGATGGTATGGTATTCGCAGTTAATGTAAAAAACGCGGGCAGGCAAAATGCCTACATCCAATCGGTAAAATTAAACGGTAAAAGCTACACCAAAACTTATATCACCCAAAGTGATATCACCGGCGGCGGTAAACTGGAATTTGTAATGGGGCCGAAACCCAACCAAAATTGGGGCATTAAACCTACCGATGCGCCCCTGGCGTGGGGGTATTAA